Proteins co-encoded in one Corylus avellana chromosome ca9, CavTom2PMs-1.0 genomic window:
- the LOC132162451 gene encoding uncharacterized protein LOC132162451, with product MFVWRACHNLLPTRANLFKRKVINSPLCPICNLVEESVEHIIWSCPSATDVWCCGPIKLQKSTCGAKDFAMLFEEMLGRYEMPELELFAVVAKRVWMRRNNVVHGGDFEDPTQVFSIAAAGLEHFQRINAQPLGINREIQPIQTTNWQPPPVDMVKVNWDAAIAQRNSCVGIGIIARDATGQFLAACGIKTKIIEDPTVAEAYAALHAVLFAKKMGFENVMFEGDALAVVKAINADGICESSYGHFVEDVKSFRREFTRASFIHVLRGANSAAHTLAKEACTHVTNIHWWHYIPPCIGDIVRKEETTFLS from the coding sequence ATGTTCGTATGGAGGGCTTGTCACAACCTCCTACCAACAAGAGCTAATTTATTCAAGCGCAAGGTGATTAACTCACCTTTATGCCCTATATGTAACTTGGTGGAAGAGAGTGTGGAGCACATAATATGGTCATGCCCTTCAGCAACTGATGTGTGGTGTTGTGGCCCTATCAAACTTCAGAAGAGCACCTGTGGAGCTAAGGACTTCGCCATGCTATTTGAGGAGATGCTTGGGCGATATGAGATGCCAGAATTGGAACTCTTTGCGGTGGTAGCTAAACGAGTATGGATGAGGCGTAATAATGTTGTACATGGGGGTGACTTTGAAGATCCAACCCAAGTGTTCTCTATAGCAGCGGCAGGTTTGGAGCACTTTCAGAGAATCAATGCCCAGCCTTTGGGTATAAATAGGGAAATACAACCAATCCAAACGACAAACTGGCAACCACCGCCGGTGGATATGGTGAAGGTGAATTGGGATGCTGCCATAGCTCAGCGGAACTCTTGTGTAGGGATTGGAATCATAGCAAGGGATGCAACTGGACAATTTCTGGCGGCTTGTGGAATCAAGACGAAGATAATAGAGGACCCCACAGTGGCCGAAGCTTATGCTGCCCTTCACGCAGTGCTGTTTGCCAAGAAGATGGGCTTTGAGAATGTAATGTTTGAGGGAGATGCTTTAGCGGTAGTGAAGGCCATTAATGCTGATGGAATTTGTGAGAGTAGCTATGGCCATTTTGTGGAAGATGTGAAAAGTTTTAGGCGTGAATTCACAAGGGCTAGTTTTATTCATGTTCTAAGGGGAGCAAATTCTGCTGCCCATACTCTAGCAAAAGAGGCTTGTACCCATGTCACTAATATTCATTGGTGGCATTATATACCACCATGCATTGGTGATATTGTTCGGAAGGAAGAGACTACCTTCCTTTCCTGA
- the LOC132162616 gene encoding 7-deoxyloganetic acid glucosyltransferase-like gives MNREPHVLILPFPSQGHIKPLLSLAALLCQAGIHVTFLNIDSYHRRLTHLQALSAHFPTLHLESINDGLPADHPLSPINRVPEIVSSVMSVTKPLFRELLGDLSRKPERPITCVIADGIMSFAIDFAKELGIRAISFRGFPAACLWSFFCIPKLIEEGHIPIRGEDDMDRIVTGIPGMEGLLRRRDLPSIFRQPLDDPIYKLMTEDPHATTHASALILNTFDDLESPILSHRLAPLFSKIYTIGPLGALLRSRTGDDVLRSLSSSSNFWEADCSCMTWLDSQPLGSVVYVSFGTSVIMTRDQLMELWHGLVNCGRPFLWVIRRDSVAGAEGDEHMIPVELQEGTKGRCLLVDWAPQEDVLAHPSTGGFLTHCGWNAILESIVAGLPILCWPQYGDQLINGRFVSEVWRFGLEMKDTCDRSTVEMMIKALMEDRRAEIMASMDRIAKLAHDCVDKSGSSYTNLDKLIEDIREV, from the exons ATGAACCGGGAACCTCATGTACTGATCTTACCGTTCCCTTCACAAGGCCACATCAAGCCCTTGTTGAGTTTAGCAGCACTCCTATGCCAAGCGGGCATCCACGTCACCTTCCTCAACATCGACAGCTACCACCGCCGCCTCACCCACCTACAAGCACTGTCTGCTCACTTCCCAACCCTCCACTTGGAGTCCATCAACGATGGCCTGCCAGCCGATCACCCGCTCAGTCCTATCAATCGCGTTCCGGAGATAGTCTCTTCCGTCATGTCCGTGACGAAACCCCTCTTCCGCGAGTTGCTGGGCGACCTTAGCAGAAAGCCTGAGCGTCCGATCACTTGTGTTATAGCAGATGGAATTATGTCTTTCGCAATTGACTTTGCCAAGGAATTGGGAATTCGCGCAATCTCATTTCGGGGCTTCCCCGCTGCTTGCTTGTGGTCGTTTTTCTGTATTCCCAAACTAATTGAGGAAGGCCATATTCCAATCCGCGGAG AAGACGATATGGATCGGATAGTTACAGGCATACCTGGTATGGAGGGCCTTTTGCGACGTCGAGATCTACCCAGCATTTTCAGGCAACCACTCGACGAtcccatatataaattaatgacGGAGGATCCCCACGCCACTACTCATGCTTCGGCACTTATACTCAACACCTTTGATGATCTCGAATCCCCGATTCTCTCCCACCGCCTCGCCCCTCTCTTTTCCAAGATTTACACAATTGGACCTCTCGGTGCTCTTCTAAGATCTCGTACGGGAGATGACGTGTTGCGGTCTTTATCATCCTCTAGCAATTTTTGGGAAGCCGACTGTAGCTGCATGACGTGGCTGGACTCACAGCCGTTAGGATCTGTTGTTTACGTCAGCTTTGGGACCTCGGTGATCATGACACGTGATCAGCTTATGGAGCTCTGGCACGGCCTGGTCAACTGTGGAAGGCCGTTTCTATGGGTTATACGGCGTGATAGCGTTGCAGGTGCGGAAGGAGATGAGCACATGATTCCGGTGGAGCTTCAAGAGGGCACCAAAGGGAGGTGTCTTTTGGTGGATTGGGCCCCACAAGAAGATGTCCTGGCCCACCCGTCCACTGGTGGGTTTCTGACCCACTGTGGCTGGAACGCCATCCTGGAGAGCATTGTTGCAGGGCTCCCTATTCTTTGTTGGCCCCAATATGGGGACCAACTAATTAATGGCAGGTTTGTGAGCGAGGTGTGGAGGTTTGGACTTGAAATGAAGGACACATGTGATCGATCGACGGTTGAGATGATGATAAAGGCACTGATGGAAGATAGAAGGGCAGAAATCATGGCGTCCATGGATCGGATTGCGAAATTGGCTCACGATTGTGTTGACAAATCTGGATCTTCTTACACCAATCTCGACAAGCTCATTGAAGACATAAGAGAAGTATGA
- the LOC132191804 gene encoding 7-deoxyloganetic acid glucosyltransferase-like isoform X2, whose product MDDQQPHVLIWPFPAQGHIKPMVGLAVLLCHAGLHVTFLNTDHNHRRLTHLQALSTHFPTLHLESISDGLPADHPRTLQFLPELISSIKSVTKPLFRQLLADSTRNSVCPAVTCVIADGIMSFAIDVAKELGIHVIAFRTFSACCLWSYFCLPKLIQEGQLPVNDEDMDLTVAGVPGMEGLLRRRDLPGICRRQPDDPLFQLFVVETQAMIRASALILNTYDDLEGPILSHLAPLFSKIYTIGPLNALLRSRIGDTVSRSLSSFSNLWEVDRSCMTWLDSQPLGSVVYVSFGSLAIMTRGFAMEIWHGLVNSGKRFLWAIRRDTILPGAEGEQVIPVELQEGTKDRGLVVDWAPQEDVLAHPSTGGFLTHSGWNSTLESIVAGVPMVCWPQIADQQINSRWVSEVWRIGLDMKDTCDRSTVETMIKTLMNDGREEIMISMDRIAKLAHDCVSQGGSSYHNLDMLVEDIRKI is encoded by the exons ATGGATGATCAGCAGCCTCATGTTCTGATCTGGCCGTTCCCTGCACAAGGCCACATCAAACCCATGGTGGGATTAGCTGTGCTCCTATGCCATGCAGGCCTCCACGTCACCTTCCTCAACACCGACCACAACCACCGCCGCCTCACCCACCTACAAGCGCTCTCTACTCACTTCCCAACCCTCCACTTGGAATCCATCTCCGATGGCCTGCCCGCCGATCACCCTCGCACTCTCCAGTTTCTTCCAGAGTTAATCTCCTCCATCAAGTCCGTGACGAAGCCACTCTTCCGCCAGCTGCTGGCTGACTCCACCAGAAACTCAGTGTGTCCAGCTGTCACGTGTGTAATCGCCGATGGAATCATGTCTTTCGCTATTGACGTTGCAAAGGAATTGGGAATTCACGTAATCGCCTTCCGGACCTTCAGTGCTTGCTGCTTGTGGTCTTATTTCTGTCTTCCCAAACTAATTCAGGAAGGCCAGCTTCCAGTCAACG ATGAAGATATGGATCTGACGGTCGCAGGCGTACCAGGTATGGAGGGCCTTTTGCGACGCCGAGATCTACCCGGCATTTGCAGAAGACAACCCGACGATCCCCTCTTTCAATTATTCGTTGTGGAGACCCAGGCCATGATTCGAGCTTCGGCACTCATACTCAACACCTATGACGATCTCGAAGGTCCGATTCTCTCCCATCTTGCCCCTCTCTTTTCCAAAATCTACACAATTGGACCTCTCAATGCTCTTCTGAGATCCCGTATTGGAGACACCGTCTCGCGGTCTTTATCGTCATTTAGTAATTTATGGGAAGTGGACCGTAGTTGCATGACGTGGTTGGACTCGCAGCCGTTGGGATCCGTCGTTTACGTCAGCTTCGGGAGCTTGGCGATCATGACACGTGGCTTCGCCATGGAGATTTGGCACGGCTTAGTCAACAGTGGCAAGCGCTTTCTATGGGCTATACGGCGAGATACCATTCTTCCGGGTGCGGAAGGTGAGCAGGTGATCCCTGTGGAGCTTCAAGAGGGCACAAAAGACAGGGGCCTTGTGGTGGACTGGGCTCCACAAGAAGATGTTCTGGCCCACCCGTCCACGGGTGGGTTTCTGACCCACAGTGGCTGGAACTCTACCCTAGAGAGCATTGTGGCTGGGGTCCCTATGGTTTGTTGGCCCCAAATTGCTGACCAGCAGATCAATAGTAGGTGGGTTAGTGAGGTGTGGAGGATTGGCCTTGACATGAAGGACACGTGTGATAGATCGACGGTTGAGACGATGATAAAAACACTGATGAACGATGGAAGAGAGGAAATCATGATCTCAATGGATCGGATAGCAAAATTGGCTCACGATTGTGTTAGCCAAGGTGGATCTTCCTATCACAACTTGGACATGCTTGTTGAAGacataagaaaaatatga
- the LOC132191804 gene encoding 7-deoxyloganetic acid glucosyltransferase-like isoform X1 encodes MDDQQPHVLIWPFPAQGHIKPMVGLAVLLCHAGLHVTFLNTDHNHRRLTHLQALSTHFPTLHLESISDGLPADHPRTLQFLPELISSIKSVTKPLFRQLLADSTRNSVCPAVTCVIADGIMSFAIDVAKELGIHVIAFRTFSACCLWSYFCLPKLIQEGQLPVNADEDMDLTVAGVPGMEGLLRRRDLPGICRRQPDDPLFQLFVVETQAMIRASALILNTYDDLEGPILSHLAPLFSKIYTIGPLNALLRSRIGDTVSRSLSSFSNLWEVDRSCMTWLDSQPLGSVVYVSFGSLAIMTRGFAMEIWHGLVNSGKRFLWAIRRDTILPGAEGEQVIPVELQEGTKDRGLVVDWAPQEDVLAHPSTGGFLTHSGWNSTLESIVAGVPMVCWPQIADQQINSRWVSEVWRIGLDMKDTCDRSTVETMIKTLMNDGREEIMISMDRIAKLAHDCVSQGGSSYHNLDMLVEDIRKI; translated from the exons ATGGATGATCAGCAGCCTCATGTTCTGATCTGGCCGTTCCCTGCACAAGGCCACATCAAACCCATGGTGGGATTAGCTGTGCTCCTATGCCATGCAGGCCTCCACGTCACCTTCCTCAACACCGACCACAACCACCGCCGCCTCACCCACCTACAAGCGCTCTCTACTCACTTCCCAACCCTCCACTTGGAATCCATCTCCGATGGCCTGCCCGCCGATCACCCTCGCACTCTCCAGTTTCTTCCAGAGTTAATCTCCTCCATCAAGTCCGTGACGAAGCCACTCTTCCGCCAGCTGCTGGCTGACTCCACCAGAAACTCAGTGTGTCCAGCTGTCACGTGTGTAATCGCCGATGGAATCATGTCTTTCGCTATTGACGTTGCAAAGGAATTGGGAATTCACGTAATCGCCTTCCGGACCTTCAGTGCTTGCTGCTTGTGGTCTTATTTCTGTCTTCCCAAACTAATTCAGGAAGGCCAGCTTCCAGTCAACG CAGATGAAGATATGGATCTGACGGTCGCAGGCGTACCAGGTATGGAGGGCCTTTTGCGACGCCGAGATCTACCCGGCATTTGCAGAAGACAACCCGACGATCCCCTCTTTCAATTATTCGTTGTGGAGACCCAGGCCATGATTCGAGCTTCGGCACTCATACTCAACACCTATGACGATCTCGAAGGTCCGATTCTCTCCCATCTTGCCCCTCTCTTTTCCAAAATCTACACAATTGGACCTCTCAATGCTCTTCTGAGATCCCGTATTGGAGACACCGTCTCGCGGTCTTTATCGTCATTTAGTAATTTATGGGAAGTGGACCGTAGTTGCATGACGTGGTTGGACTCGCAGCCGTTGGGATCCGTCGTTTACGTCAGCTTCGGGAGCTTGGCGATCATGACACGTGGCTTCGCCATGGAGATTTGGCACGGCTTAGTCAACAGTGGCAAGCGCTTTCTATGGGCTATACGGCGAGATACCATTCTTCCGGGTGCGGAAGGTGAGCAGGTGATCCCTGTGGAGCTTCAAGAGGGCACAAAAGACAGGGGCCTTGTGGTGGACTGGGCTCCACAAGAAGATGTTCTGGCCCACCCGTCCACGGGTGGGTTTCTGACCCACAGTGGCTGGAACTCTACCCTAGAGAGCATTGTGGCTGGGGTCCCTATGGTTTGTTGGCCCCAAATTGCTGACCAGCAGATCAATAGTAGGTGGGTTAGTGAGGTGTGGAGGATTGGCCTTGACATGAAGGACACGTGTGATAGATCGACGGTTGAGACGATGATAAAAACACTGATGAACGATGGAAGAGAGGAAATCATGATCTCAATGGATCGGATAGCAAAATTGGCTCACGATTGTGTTAGCCAAGGTGGATCTTCCTATCACAACTTGGACATGCTTGTTGAAGacataagaaaaatatga
- the LOC132162452 gene encoding 7-deoxyloganetic acid glucosyltransferase-like: MEQQPHILLLPFPAQGHIKPLLSLAELLCHAGLHVTFLNTDHNHHCLTHLQPLSAHFPTLHFDSISDGLPTDHPRNIQFMRDILFSVKSVTKLRFRDLLADLSTKSERPVTCVIADSIMSFAIDIAKELGVRVMTFWALSPCSLWSFLCFPKLIEEGQLPVGDDDMDRMVRGVPGMEDLLRRRDLPGLYRLKLDDPFFISIIEDIMAMTRTSALIFNTFDNLEDPTISHIASLFSRIYTIGPLTTLLTSRIEHDVSRSLSSFNNLCEADRSCMTWLDSQSLRSVVYVSFGSTGLMTRGQLLEFWHGMVNSGKPFLWVVRRDGIEGAEGEHPIPEELQEGTKERGFLVDWAPQEEVLAHQAVGGFLTHNGWNSTLEGIVSGVPMVCWPTIADHQINSRLVSEVWRIGLDMKDTCDRSTIEMMIRAVMEERREEMMKSMDRIVKLAHDCVDQGGSSYHNLDKLIEDIKQV, translated from the exons ATGGAGCAGCAACCACATATACTGCTCTTGCCGTTCCCTGCACAAGGCCACATCAAACCCTTGCTAAGCCTAGCAGAGCTCCTCTGCCACGCTGGCCTCCACGTTACTTTCCTTAACACCGACCACAACCATCACTGCCTCACCCACCTACAACCGCTCTCTGCTCACTTTCCCACCCTCCACTTTGACTCCATCTCCGATGGCCTGCCCACCGATCACCCCCGCAATATACAGTTTATGAGAGATATACTATTCTCGGTCAAGTCCGTGACGAAGCTACGCTTCCGCGATTTGCTGGCTGACTTAAGCACAAAGTCCGAGCGTCCGGTCACTTGTGTAATAGCTGATAGTATTATGTCTTTCGCAATTGATATTGCTAAGGAATTGGGCGTTCGCGTAATGACGTTTTGGGCCTTGAGTCCATGCTCCTTGTGGTCTTTTTTATGCTTTCCGAAGCTCATTGAGGAAGGCCAGCTTCCAGTTGGAG ACGACGATATGGATCGGATGGTCAGAGGCGTGCCAGGTATGGAAGACCTTTTGCGACGCCGAGATTTACCCGGCCTTTACAGACTAAAATTGGATGACCCCTTCTTTATATCTATAATCGAGGATATCATGGCCATGACTCGAACTTCAGCGCTCATATTCAACACCTTTGACAACCTCGAAGATCCCACTATCTCTCACATCGCCTCTCTCTTTTCCAGAATTTACACAATTGGACCCCTTACTACCCTCCTGACATCCCGTATTGAGCATGATGTCTCGCGGTCTTTATCGTCCTTTAATAATTTATGTGAAGCGGACCGCAGTTGCATGACGTGGCTTGATTCACAATCGTTAAGATCCGTTGTTTACGTAAGCTTCGGTAGCACGGGGTTGATGACGCGTGGTCAGTTGCTGGAGTTCTGGCACGGTATGGTGAACAGTGGCAAGCCGTTTTTATGGGTTGTACGGCGTGATGGCATTGAGGGTGCGGAAGGAGAGCACCCAATACCAGAGGAGCTACAAGAGGGTACCAAAGAAAGGGGCTTTTTGGTGGATTGGGCTCCACAAGAAGAAGTCTTGGCCCATCAAGCGGTGGGTGGGTTTTTGACCCATAATGGTTGGAACTCCACGCTGGAGGGCATTGTTTCTGGGGTCCCTATGGTTTGTTGGCCGACAATCGCCGACCACCAAATTAATAGCAGGTTGGTTAGTGAGGTATGGAGGATTGGCCTTGACATGAAGGACACGTGTGATAGATCGACGATTGAGATGATGATAAGAGCAGTGATGGAGGAGAGAAGGGAGGAAATGATGAAGTCAATGGATCGGATTGTGAAATTGGCTCATGATTGTGTTGACCAGGGTGGATCTTCCTACCACAATTTGGACAAGCTTATTGAAGACATAAAACAAGTATGA
- the LOC132162453 gene encoding 7-deoxyloganetic acid glucosyltransferase-like gives MEQQPHILLLPFPALGHIKPLLSLAELLCQAGLHVTFLNTDHMHRSLTRLPQPSSHFPTLHFDSISDGLPTDHPRNMKLIGELMISLKSVTKPRFRDLLAELSTKSERPVTCVIADGIMSFAVDIAKELGVRVITFWAFSPCCLWPFLCLPKLIEEGQLPVGDDDMDRMIKGVPGIEGLLRRRDLPSICRRQLDSPIFQFYVEQIKAMTQTSALILNTFDHLEDPTLSYIAPLFSKIYTIGPLTALLTSRIKHDILQSLSSFNNLCEADRSCITWLDSQSLRSVVYVSFGTTGLMKRSQLLEFWHGLVNSGKPFLWVVRRDDIEGAEAEHPIPEELQEGTKERGFLVDWAPQEEVLAHQAVGGFLTHNGWNSTLEGIVAGVPMVCWPTLADQQINSRWVSEVWRIGLDMKDTCDRSTIERMIRAVMEARREEMMRSMDPIVKLAHDCVNHGGSSYHNLDKLIEDIKEI, from the exons CTATGCCAGGCTGGCCTCCACGTTACTTTCCTCAACACCGACCACATGCATCGCAGCCTCACTCGCCTACCACAGCCCTCTTCTCACTTTCCCACCCTCCACTTTGACTCCATCTCCGATGGCCTACCCACCGATCACCCCCGCAATATGAAGCTTATTGGGGAGTTAATGATCTCGCTCAAGTCCGTCACCAAGCCACGCTTCCGCGATCTGCTCGCTGAGTTGAGCACAAAGTCCGAGCGTCCGGTCACTTGTGTAATAGCCGATGGCATTATGTCCTTCGCAGTTGATATTGCTAAGGAATTGGGCGTTCGCGTAATTACGTTTTGGGCCTTCAGTCCTTGCTGCTTGTGGCCTTTTCTCTGCCTCCCGAAGCTCATTGAGGAAGGTCAGCTCCCTGTAGGAG ATGACGATATGGATCGGATGATCAAAGGCGTGCCAGGTATAGAAGGCCTTTTGCGACGTCGAGATTTACCCAGTATTTGTAGACGACAATTGGATAGCCCCATCTTTCAATTCTACGTCGAGCAGATCAAGGCCATGACTCAAACTTCGGCTCTCATACTCAACACCTTTGACCACCTCGAAGATCCCACTCTCTCTTACATCGCCCCTCTCTTTTCTAAAATTTACACAATTGGACCTCTCACTGCTCTTCTGACATCCCGTATTAAACATGACATCTTACAGTCTTTATCGTCCTTTAATAATTTATGCGAAGCGGACCGCAGTTGCATAACCTGGCTCGATTCACAATCGTTAAGATCCGTTGTTTACGTCAGCTTCGGCACCACGGGGTTGATGAAACGTAGTCAGTTGTTGGAGTTTTGGCATGGCCTGGTCAACAGTGGCAAGCCGTTTTTATGGGTTGTACGGCGTGATGACATTGAGGGTGCGGAAGCAGAGCACCCAATACCAGAGGAGCTACAAGAGGGCACCAAAGAAAGGGGCTTTTTGGTGGATTGGGCTCCACAAGAAGAAGTCTTGGCCCATCAGGCGGTGGGTGGGTTTTTGACCCATAATGGCTGGAACTCAACCCTAGAGGGCATTGTTGCTGGGGTCCCTATGGTTTGTTGGCCCACACTCGCCGACCAGCAAATTAATAGCAGGTGGGTTAGTGAGGTATGGAGAATTGGCCTTGACATGAAGGACACGTGTGATAGATCGACGATTGAGAGGATGATAAGAGCAGTGATGGAGGCGAGAAGGGAGGAAATGATGAGGTCAATGGATCCGATTGTGAAATTGGCTCATGATTGTGTCAACCATGGTGGATCTTCCTACCACAATTTGGACAAGCTTATTGaagacataaaagaaatatga